From a single Nicotiana tomentosiformis chromosome 2, ASM39032v3, whole genome shotgun sequence genomic region:
- the LOC138904284 gene encoding uncharacterized protein, which produces MLILDKEKLTSERGQLLVERDQIAACLPELEAQVAEVVELEARLQQSEQEVVTLSQEAALLRIQFEEAKAKWVEVQNVVLAATDHEVASTERLNNLETALNSNAKEVVAAEENHATMEEKYRKVMEHNKVYNSTIRDLDVSLRAIRSERNNLLTEVDQLKEEL; this is translated from the coding sequence ATGTTGATCCTTGACAAAGAGAAACTCACCTCCGAGCGGGGTCAACTGTTGGTCGAGCGGGATCAAATTGCTGCCTGCCTCCCAGAACTGGAAGCACAAGTTGCCGAGGTCGTTGAGTTAGAGGCTCGGTtacagcaaagcgagcaagaggtAGTAACACTCAGCCAAGAGGCCGCCCTGTTAAGGATACAATTTGAAGAAGCCAAGGCAAAGTGGGTCGAGGTTCAAAATGTCGTTCTTGCTGCTACCGATCACGAGGTTGCCTCTACTGAAAGACTAAACAATTTGGAGACAGCCTTGAACTCCAATGCTAAAGAAGTTGTTGCTGCTGAGGAGAATCATGCCACGATGGAGGAGAAGTATAGGAAGGTCATGGAGCATAATAAAGTTTACAACTCTACTATCCGTGACCTCGACGTCAGCCTTCGGGCCATTAGATCTGAGCGGAATAACCTTTTGACCGAGGTTGACCAGCTTAAGGAAGAGCTTTAG